Proteins encoded by one window of Gordonia jinghuaiqii:
- a CDS encoding polyamine aminopropyltransferase produces MTVDDATGEPAAEAFDAAASDAPVDALATRPRFARTALLAVVFVCAACGLVYELALVSLGSFLIGNTATQASIVLAVMVFAMGIGSLAAKPLQPHSVTSFAVIELLLALLGGLSVMALYAAFAYLELYTPALIVVAFVLGLLIGAEIPLLMVLLQRIRRQEAGAAVADMFAVDYIGALIGGLCFPFLLLPFFGQLRGALVVGLVNAAAGCFLVFVIFRKSLRRTQLVLLSAAAIGVVAALIAGLALSSRFEVTARQALYRDPIVAAQRSAYQDIVITESRNGAGADTRLYLNGDLQFSSVDEHRYHEALVHPAMAGRHSSVLVLGGGDGLALREVLTYPGATDVTLVELDAEMIRLARTDSRLTALNRGSMTSPRADVVTADAFNWLRGSDERFDVIVVDMPDPDDSATAKLYSTEFYAMVRAHLAPGGRVVVQAGSPYFAPKSFWCIASTMRAAGLPATPYHVDVPAFGDWGFHLAGTDGPVAPMVDAPTPLRFLSPEQLSAATVFPIDRQPLDLPPSTLMDPRILRYAQGEWATY; encoded by the coding sequence ATGACCGTCGACGACGCCACCGGCGAACCAGCCGCCGAAGCATTCGACGCCGCAGCATCCGACGCGCCCGTCGACGCGCTGGCCACACGGCCGCGGTTCGCCCGGACCGCACTGCTGGCCGTCGTGTTCGTCTGTGCCGCCTGCGGTCTGGTGTACGAGCTGGCCCTGGTGTCGCTGGGTTCGTTCCTGATCGGCAACACCGCCACGCAGGCGTCGATCGTGCTGGCCGTGATGGTCTTCGCCATGGGTATCGGCTCGCTCGCCGCCAAACCCCTGCAACCGCACTCGGTCACGTCGTTCGCCGTCATCGAGTTGCTGCTCGCACTGCTCGGCGGATTGTCGGTGATGGCGCTGTACGCCGCCTTCGCCTACCTCGAGCTGTACACGCCGGCCCTGATCGTGGTGGCCTTCGTGCTGGGTCTGCTCATCGGTGCCGAGATCCCGCTGCTGATGGTGCTGCTGCAACGGATCCGACGGCAGGAGGCCGGCGCGGCGGTCGCGGACATGTTCGCGGTCGACTACATCGGCGCGCTGATCGGCGGCCTGTGCTTCCCGTTCCTGTTGCTGCCGTTTTTCGGGCAGCTGCGCGGTGCCCTGGTGGTGGGACTGGTGAATGCGGCCGCGGGATGCTTCCTCGTCTTCGTGATCTTCCGGAAGTCGTTGCGTCGCACTCAGCTGGTACTGCTCTCCGCGGCGGCGATCGGTGTGGTCGCCGCTCTGATCGCCGGTCTGGCGCTGTCGTCCCGGTTCGAGGTCACCGCCCGGCAGGCCCTCTACCGCGACCCGATCGTCGCCGCGCAGCGCAGCGCCTACCAGGACATCGTGATCACCGAGAGCCGTAACGGCGCGGGGGCCGACACCCGCCTCTACCTCAACGGCGATCTGCAGTTCTCCTCGGTCGACGAGCACCGCTACCACGAAGCCCTCGTACACCCGGCGATGGCGGGCAGGCACTCGTCGGTCCTCGTCCTCGGCGGCGGTGACGGACTCGCGCTACGTGAGGTTCTCACCTACCCCGGCGCCACCGACGTGACCCTCGTCGAGCTCGACGCGGAGATGATCCGGCTGGCCCGCACCGACTCCCGGCTCACCGCCCTCAACCGGGGTTCGATGACCAGCCCGCGCGCAGATGTGGTGACCGCCGACGCCTTCAACTGGCTGCGTGGGTCGGATGAGCGATTCGACGTCATCGTCGTCGACATGCCCGACCCCGACGATTCGGCCACCGCCAAGCTGTACTCCACCGAGTTCTATGCCATGGTCCGCGCCCATCTCGCGCCCGGAGGACGCGTCGTGGTGCAGGCGGGATCGCCTTACTTCGCGCCGAAGTCGTTCTGGTGCATCGCATCCACGATGCGCGCAGCGGGCCTGCCCGCCACGCCGTATCACGTCGACGTCCCGGCCTTCGGCGACTGGGGCTTTCACCTGGCCGGAACCGACGGGCCCGTCGCCCCGATGGTGGACGCCCCGACCCCGTTACGATTCCTCAGCCCCGAGCAGCTCAGCGCGGCAACGGTGTTCCCCATCGACCGCCAACCCCTGGACCTGCCACCGTCAACCCTGATGGACCCGCGCATACTGCGCTACGCCCAGGGCGAGTGGGCCACCTACTGA
- a CDS encoding sensor histidine kinase — protein sequence MSSGVAIALAVLGALACAGVVVLIRTRRVVRTPTERAVHSALHTASLAARSLRTGLSAESAREALPHLHTLTGADAVALYDGEPDRLAHRPDGEDIWDAEMLAHADRAAASALGDLRRVLLTDPSGADSPVRALVAQPLVADEAGVGVLVVATTHRPGPGMLGAIAEVARYASSQIELADLDASRARLNRAEVLALRAQISPHFIYNALNTIASFVRTDPDRARELVLDFADFTRYSFRAAGEYTVLADELRNIDRYLTLERARFGNALDVRLHVAPEVLNVAVPFLALQPLVENAVRHGLASKGGGTITIVAADEGSDCLITVEDDGVGMDPEVLRSGALDALDHSEGAHVGLTNVDHRLRAAFGNDYGLVVETAVGAGTKVGMRVPKFRAGIRA from the coding sequence ATGTCTAGCGGCGTGGCCATCGCGCTGGCGGTGCTCGGCGCGCTCGCGTGTGCCGGTGTGGTCGTCCTCATCCGCACCCGCCGGGTCGTAAGGACCCCGACCGAGCGGGCCGTCCATTCGGCCCTGCACACGGCGTCGCTGGCTGCGCGTTCACTACGGACCGGGCTGTCGGCGGAGTCCGCCCGTGAGGCGCTTCCCCATCTGCACACGCTGACCGGCGCCGACGCGGTCGCGCTCTACGACGGCGAACCCGATCGCCTGGCCCACAGACCCGACGGCGAGGACATCTGGGACGCCGAGATGCTGGCGCATGCCGATCGAGCGGCGGCGTCGGCGCTGGGAGACCTGCGACGCGTCCTGCTCACCGACCCGAGCGGCGCCGACTCCCCGGTGCGCGCCCTGGTGGCGCAACCCCTCGTGGCCGACGAGGCAGGCGTCGGTGTGCTGGTGGTGGCGACGACGCACCGCCCCGGCCCCGGCATGCTGGGCGCCATCGCCGAAGTCGCGCGGTACGCGTCGAGCCAGATCGAACTCGCCGACCTCGACGCCTCACGTGCCAGACTCAACCGCGCCGAGGTTCTCGCCCTCCGCGCCCAGATCAGCCCGCACTTCATCTACAACGCGCTCAACACCATTGCGTCGTTCGTGCGCACCGATCCCGACCGCGCCCGCGAACTCGTCCTCGACTTCGCCGACTTCACCCGCTATTCGTTCCGCGCCGCAGGCGAATACACGGTTCTGGCCGACGAGTTACGCAACATCGACCGCTACCTGACGCTCGAACGCGCGCGATTCGGCAACGCTCTCGATGTCAGACTTCACGTGGCGCCCGAGGTCCTGAACGTCGCCGTGCCGTTTCTGGCACTGCAACCGCTGGTCGAGAACGCCGTGCGCCACGGCCTCGCGTCGAAGGGCGGGGGCACCATCACGATCGTCGCCGCCGACGAGGGCTCCGACTGTCTGATCACCGTGGAGGACGACGGCGTGGGCATGGACCCCGAAGTCCTGCGCAGCGGCGCGCTGGACGCACTCGACCACAGCGAGGGCGCGCACGTGGGCCTGACCAACGTCGACCACCGGCTGCGCGCCGCGTTCGGCAACGACTACGGACTCGTCGTCGAGACCGCCGTCGGCGCCGGCACCAAGGTCGGCATGCGCGTGCCGAAGTTCCGTGCGGGCATCCGGGCGTGA
- a CDS encoding solute symporter family protein, which yields MNTTGVTNLAATVGSPVANIAIFAAFVAVTMFVVIKASKNNNSAADFFTGGRGFTGPQNGIAIAGDYLSAASFLGIAGAIAVYGYDGFLYSIGFLVAWLVALLLVAELLRNTGKFTMADVLSFRLKQRPVRLAAAISTLTVSLFYLLAQMAGAGGLVALLLDIEGRVGQSIVIAVVGALMIVYVLIGGMKGTTWVQIIKAVLLIAGAGIMTFIVLAKFGMNLSSILGAAQDAVTSSSSEKVASRDVLAPGAQYGGSMTSQINFISLAIALVLGTAGLPHVLMRFYTVPTAKEARKSVVWAIALIGAFYLFTLVLGYGAAALVGPDKILAAAGGQNSAAPLLAFEIGGVVLLGVISAVAFATILAVVAGLAITASASFAHDIYASVIKRNKVSEDDQVRVSRYTVVVLGILGIVLGILANGQNIAFLVALAFAIAAAANLPTIVYSLYWKRFNTRGALWSMYGGLISTIVLIIFSPAVSGSSTAMLSGADFAWFPLANPGIVSIPLAFVLGIVGTLTSPSDNGTPERNAEMEVRSLTGIGAEKAVQH from the coding sequence GTGAACACCACTGGAGTAACCAACCTCGCGGCGACCGTCGGCAGCCCCGTCGCCAACATCGCGATCTTCGCCGCCTTCGTCGCGGTCACCATGTTCGTGGTGATCAAGGCGAGCAAGAACAACAATTCCGCCGCCGACTTCTTCACCGGAGGACGCGGATTCACCGGTCCGCAGAACGGTATCGCCATCGCCGGCGACTACCTCTCGGCGGCCAGCTTCCTCGGCATCGCCGGCGCCATCGCGGTCTACGGCTACGACGGCTTCCTCTACTCCATCGGCTTCCTCGTGGCCTGGCTCGTCGCCCTGCTGCTCGTGGCCGAATTGCTGCGCAACACCGGCAAGTTCACCATGGCCGACGTCCTCAGCTTCCGCCTGAAGCAGCGTCCCGTGCGGCTGGCCGCGGCCATCTCCACCCTCACTGTGTCGCTGTTCTACCTGCTCGCCCAGATGGCCGGAGCCGGTGGCCTCGTGGCCCTGCTCCTCGACATCGAAGGTCGTGTGGGGCAGTCGATCGTGATCGCGGTCGTCGGTGCGCTGATGATCGTCTACGTCCTCATCGGCGGCATGAAGGGCACCACCTGGGTGCAGATCATCAAGGCCGTTCTGCTCATCGCCGGCGCCGGCATCATGACCTTCATCGTCCTGGCGAAGTTCGGCATGAACCTGTCGTCGATCCTCGGTGCGGCGCAGGATGCGGTCACCAGCTCGTCGAGCGAAAAGGTCGCTTCCCGAGACGTTCTCGCACCCGGTGCGCAGTACGGCGGTTCGATGACGAGCCAGATCAACTTCATCTCGCTGGCCATCGCCCTGGTCCTGGGTACCGCGGGTCTGCCGCACGTGCTGATGCGTTTCTACACCGTGCCCACGGCGAAAGAGGCTCGCAAGTCGGTGGTCTGGGCCATCGCACTCATCGGCGCCTTCTACCTGTTCACCCTCGTCCTGGGTTACGGCGCGGCCGCCCTGGTCGGACCGGACAAGATCCTCGCCGCGGCCGGCGGACAGAACTCCGCAGCACCGTTGCTGGCGTTCGAGATCGGCGGCGTCGTCCTGTTGGGCGTCATCTCGGCGGTCGCCTTCGCGACGATCCTCGCCGTGGTCGCCGGCCTGGCCATCACCGCGTCGGCGTCGTTCGCCCACGACATCTACGCCTCGGTCATCAAGCGCAACAAGGTGAGTGAGGACGACCAGGTCCGGGTGTCGCGCTACACCGTCGTGGTGCTCGGCATCCTCGGCATCGTGCTCGGCATCCTGGCGAACGGCCAGAACATCGCCTTCCTGGTGGCGCTGGCCTTCGCCATCGCCGCCGCGGCCAACCTGCCGACCATCGTGTACTCGCTGTACTGGAAGCGATTCAACACCCGCGGTGCGCTCTGGAGCATGTACGGTGGCCTGATCTCCACGATCGTGCTGATCATCTTCTCCCCGGCGGTGTCCGGGTCGTCGACCGCGATGCTCTCCGGCGCCGACTTCGCCTGGTTCCCGCTGGCCAACCCGGGTATCGTCTCGATCCCGCTGGCCTTCGTCCTCGGCATCGTCGGCACCCTGACGAGCCCGTCGGACAACGGTACGCCGGAACGCAACGCCGAGATGGAGGTTCGCTCCCTCACCGGTATCGGCGCGGAGAAGGCCGTGCAGCACTAG
- a CDS encoding DUF4247 domain-containing protein, translating into MTQPPPGGPTPDPRRRLNRIRNIIIGVIVVVTIFALLGACGTRALRGDGLGGSARDHITQNYQRETALDDGDVDAYIADGTPAEVADELRDAERPADQRGGAAGAGNVAGTQFLQYPDYLVGLFPYAAGQTRVMLSRDYRSGYNHYHSYVGAFWVPTPRYSGSGSGNRGGGSGGGGK; encoded by the coding sequence ATGACCCAGCCGCCGCCCGGCGGTCCGACCCCGGACCCACGTCGCCGCCTGAACAGAATCCGCAACATCATCATCGGCGTCATCGTCGTGGTCACGATCTTCGCGCTCCTCGGCGCATGCGGCACCCGCGCACTGCGCGGCGACGGACTCGGCGGGTCGGCGCGGGACCACATCACGCAGAACTATCAGCGTGAGACGGCCCTCGACGACGGTGACGTGGACGCCTACATCGCCGACGGCACACCGGCCGAGGTCGCCGACGAGCTCCGCGATGCCGAGCGGCCCGCCGACCAGCGAGGGGGTGCGGCAGGTGCAGGCAACGTCGCCGGCACACAGTTCCTGCAGTACCCCGACTACCTCGTCGGCCTGTTTCCCTACGCGGCCGGTCAGACCCGCGTGATGCTCAGCCGCGACTACCGGTCGGGCTACAACCACTACCACAGCTACGTCGGCGCCTTCTGGGTCCCGACGCCGCGATATTCCGGCAGCGGCAGCGGAAATCGCGGCGGCGGCAGCGGAGGCGGCGGCAAATGA
- a CDS encoding DUF485 domain-containing protein — translation MSTTDQPPPAPHAPTGEEFVDMQASPEFQELRRALRRFVFPLTAFFLIWYSIYVLLGAFAHDFMAIEVWGNINLGLILGLLQFVTTFVITGLYVRFANRELDPRAEAIRTEMEGGPSL, via the coding sequence GTGTCGACCACCGACCAACCACCACCGGCGCCGCACGCGCCGACCGGCGAGGAATTCGTCGACATGCAGGCGAGCCCGGAGTTCCAGGAACTCCGGCGCGCCCTGCGCAGGTTCGTGTTCCCGCTGACCGCGTTCTTCCTCATCTGGTACTCGATCTACGTACTGCTCGGCGCGTTCGCCCATGACTTCATGGCGATCGAGGTGTGGGGCAACATCAACCTCGGCCTGATCCTCGGCCTCCTGCAGTTCGTGACCACCTTCGTCATCACCGGCCTGTACGTGCGCTTCGCCAACCGCGAGCTCGACCCCCGCGCCGAGGCCATCCGCACCGAGATGGAAGGCGGCCCCTCGCTGTGA
- a CDS encoding DUF2617 family protein: MSDLPENAEHLGDPAATLAVTYADTSAAQLGFSLSAPLQEPLAQEDGEIDGISVSVRLLGASHQVLVEDGSQRICETVACLPEVTSALPQSFQESGYYFRSRIEQATPDQFAALVEQLAARVTEQMATGHPSVMGRFPGEPLAVTVIVTESSDNTVTWHTWHTYPQAGEVVITSSRIDRGPIDRGPAARP; the protein is encoded by the coding sequence ATGTCAGACCTCCCCGAAAACGCCGAACACCTCGGTGACCCGGCCGCCACGCTGGCCGTCACCTACGCCGACACCAGTGCCGCGCAGCTCGGCTTCTCCCTGAGCGCGCCACTGCAGGAGCCCCTCGCCCAGGAGGACGGCGAGATCGACGGCATCTCGGTGTCGGTGCGGCTACTCGGCGCCAGCCACCAGGTTCTCGTCGAAGATGGTTCGCAGCGGATCTGCGAGACGGTCGCCTGCCTCCCCGAGGTCACCTCGGCCCTGCCGCAGAGCTTCCAGGAGAGCGGTTACTACTTCAGGTCCCGCATCGAGCAGGCCACGCCGGATCAGTTCGCCGCGCTGGTCGAGCAGCTCGCGGCGCGGGTGACCGAGCAGATGGCGACCGGGCATCCGAGTGTGATGGGACGGTTCCCCGGTGAACCGCTCGCCGTCACCGTGATCGTGACCGAATCGTCGGACAACACGGTCACCTGGCACACGTGGCACACCTATCCGCAGGCCGGCGAAGTGGTGATCACCTCCAGCCGGATCGACCGGGGGCCGATCGACCGCGGCCCGGCTGCCCGTCCATGA
- a CDS encoding LytR/AlgR family response regulator transcription factor, producing MTAMVVLAVDDEPPALDELRYLLDRQDDVGEVLVASDATGALRELNEHRVDAIFLDINMPGLSGLELAGVLANYASPPVIVFVTAHDDKAVDAFEVGAVDYLLKPLREQRLTQAIVRVRAGLDRRGHTRDESGPTTQPRPATRADQRGGPDEVIPVEMSGVTSLVRRDSISWVEAVGDYARLHAESGAHLVRIPLSTLESRWQEEGFARVHRSYLVALSMVTGLRTSGNATVVCVRSNGASEATELPVSRRQVRELKDRLIRDPLRNYRSAAGRGDD from the coding sequence ATGACCGCGATGGTGGTCCTCGCCGTCGACGACGAACCGCCCGCCCTCGACGAACTCCGCTACCTGCTCGACCGGCAGGACGACGTCGGTGAGGTGCTCGTCGCCTCCGACGCGACCGGCGCGCTGCGCGAACTGAACGAGCACCGCGTCGATGCGATCTTCCTCGACATCAACATGCCCGGTTTGTCGGGCCTCGAGCTCGCCGGAGTGCTCGCCAATTACGCCTCACCGCCGGTCATCGTGTTCGTCACCGCGCACGACGACAAGGCTGTCGACGCCTTCGAGGTCGGGGCCGTCGACTATCTGCTCAAACCTCTTCGCGAGCAACGTCTCACGCAGGCGATCGTCCGGGTTCGGGCCGGCCTGGACCGGCGCGGCCACACCCGTGACGAGTCCGGCCCCACCACGCAACCACGACCGGCGACCCGCGCCGATCAGCGCGGCGGGCCCGACGAGGTCATCCCGGTGGAGATGAGCGGCGTCACCTCCCTGGTCCGACGCGACTCGATCTCCTGGGTCGAAGCGGTGGGCGACTACGCCCGCCTCCACGCCGAGTCCGGCGCCCACCTCGTTCGCATACCGTTGTCCACCCTCGAATCACGCTGGCAGGAAGAAGGGTTCGCGCGGGTTCACCGCTCCTACCTGGTCGCCCTGTCGATGGTCACCGGCCTACGCACCTCGGGCAACGCCACCGTGGTCTGCGTCCGATCCAACGGCGCGTCGGAGGCCACCGAACTCCCGGTGAGTCGACGCCAGGTCCGCGAGCTCAAGGACCGGCTGATCCGTGACCCGTTGCGCAACTACCGGTCCGCCGCCGGCCGGGGCGATGACTGA
- a CDS encoding DUF350 domain-containing protein: MLADIVENAYAAGAYAGVGVILMIVSFAIIDLLTPGKLRHQLWADRNRNAGILVGSNLFAVAIIVTAAIVASEGRLVEGLTYTVVYSVIGLVVMAVTFLVIDLLTPGNLGELLVHPESHPAVWVQGIAHIGVAIIVAASIL; the protein is encoded by the coding sequence ATGCTCGCTGATATCGTCGAGAACGCCTACGCCGCAGGCGCTTACGCCGGTGTCGGCGTGATCCTGATGATCGTGTCCTTTGCGATCATCGATCTGCTGACGCCCGGCAAGCTGCGGCATCAGCTGTGGGCCGACCGCAATCGGAACGCCGGAATCCTCGTGGGCTCCAACCTGTTCGCCGTGGCGATCATCGTCACCGCGGCGATCGTCGCCAGTGAGGGCCGCCTCGTCGAGGGCCTCACCTACACCGTCGTGTACTCGGTGATCGGCCTCGTGGTGATGGCGGTGACGTTCCTCGTCATCGACCTGCTGACCCCCGGCAATCTCGGGGAACTGCTGGTCCATCCGGAGAGTCACCCGGCGGTCTGGGTCCAGGGCATCGCGCACATCGGCGTGGCGATCATCGTCGCCGCGTCCATCTTGTGA
- a CDS encoding cation acetate symporter, with translation MTGGVDPLTAVGLFAAAITTIAVGAWGGRFSRTTSDFLVASRTVGSRWNAAAVSGEYLSAASFLGVAGLVAKYGTDALWYPVGFTAGYLGLLLFVAAPLRRSGAYTVPDFAEFRLASPAARKTAMVVVVIVCVLYLIPQFQGAGLTLNILLGAPVWAGAVGVGLIVVVNVVGGGMRSITFVQAFQYWLKLTAIAVPAFVLIGVFANDPAPVGEPAPPRITAATTVDVTTDVSVTVAETDGVRVTGTLDGVAVHNAPIAEPGRHDIGAHSTIFLDAGAATPVVAGAPTRGSDWISPGGGFGGDHPLFQVLSLIIATFLGVMGLPHVLVRFYTNPDGRSARRTALAVIALLSLFYLFPILLGVFARLYIPELLITGTADAAVLLLPSAAVGGLAGQILAALVAAGAIAAFLATSSGLLVSVAGALATDVLRGRVRDFRVAAVIGGLIPIGLSLAASSLELSRTVGLVFAVAASTLCPLLVLGIWWRGLTSVGAIAGLVVGGVSSGSATMLAIAGVVDDDALGGWLAVVIGYPAAVTVPLAFGTMVLVSAATRSRVPGDLARTFARMHVPERVGMGLDRTPGRPPENPGSD, from the coding sequence GTGACAGGCGGGGTCGACCCACTCACCGCCGTGGGTCTGTTCGCCGCCGCGATCACCACGATCGCCGTCGGCGCATGGGGCGGACGCTTCTCGCGGACCACCTCGGACTTCCTGGTGGCCTCACGCACCGTCGGCTCCCGCTGGAACGCCGCGGCCGTGTCCGGCGAGTATCTCTCGGCGGCATCGTTTCTCGGCGTGGCCGGCCTCGTGGCCAAATACGGCACCGACGCGCTGTGGTATCCGGTGGGTTTCACCGCCGGATACCTGGGCCTGCTGCTGTTCGTCGCGGCCCCGCTGCGTCGTTCCGGGGCGTACACGGTGCCCGACTTCGCCGAGTTCCGGCTCGCCTCGCCCGCGGCGCGCAAGACCGCGATGGTCGTCGTGGTGATCGTGTGCGTGCTGTACCTCATCCCGCAGTTCCAAGGCGCGGGCCTCACTCTCAACATCCTTCTCGGCGCACCGGTCTGGGCCGGCGCGGTGGGTGTCGGGCTCATCGTCGTGGTCAACGTGGTGGGCGGCGGGATGCGGTCGATCACCTTTGTCCAGGCATTCCAGTACTGGCTCAAGCTGACCGCGATCGCGGTGCCGGCCTTCGTGCTCATCGGGGTGTTCGCCAACGACCCCGCCCCCGTCGGAGAGCCTGCGCCGCCGCGCATCACAGCCGCCACCACCGTCGACGTCACGACCGACGTGTCGGTGACGGTCGCGGAGACCGACGGTGTGCGGGTCACCGGCACCCTCGACGGCGTCGCGGTCCACAACGCGCCGATCGCCGAGCCGGGACGACACGACATCGGCGCGCACTCCACGATCTTCCTCGATGCCGGCGCCGCGACCCCCGTGGTCGCAGGCGCCCCCACACGCGGCTCGGACTGGATCTCCCCCGGCGGCGGTTTCGGCGGCGATCACCCACTGTTCCAGGTGCTCTCGCTGATCATCGCGACGTTTCTCGGCGTGATGGGCCTGCCCCACGTACTCGTGCGCTTCTACACCAATCCCGATGGCCGGTCGGCGCGTCGAACCGCGCTCGCCGTGATCGCGTTGCTCTCGCTGTTCTATCTGTTCCCCATCCTGCTCGGGGTGTTCGCCCGGCTCTACATACCCGAGTTGCTGATCACCGGCACCGCCGATGCCGCGGTCTTGTTGTTGCCCAGCGCCGCTGTCGGCGGCCTGGCCGGTCAGATCCTGGCCGCCCTGGTGGCCGCGGGCGCGATCGCGGCGTTCCTCGCGACGTCGTCGGGCCTGCTGGTGTCGGTCGCCGGCGCACTGGCCACCGATGTCCTGCGCGGTCGCGTGCGGGACTTCCGGGTGGCCGCCGTCATCGGCGGACTGATCCCGATCGGACTGTCACTGGCGGCGTCGTCGCTGGAACTTTCCCGGACCGTCGGACTGGTGTTCGCGGTCGCCGCGTCGACGCTGTGCCCGCTACTGGTGCTGGGTATCTGGTGGCGCGGCCTGACATCCGTCGGGGCGATCGCCGGGCTGGTCGTCGGCGGGGTGTCGTCGGGATCGGCGACGATGCTGGCCATCGCCGGCGTCGTCGACGACGACGCACTGGGCGGCTGGCTCGCCGTCGTGATCGGCTATCCGGCCGCCGTGACCGTGCCCCTCGCGTTCGGGACGATGGTGCTGGTCAGTGCGGCCACCCGGAGTCGTGTGCCCGGCGACCTCGCCCGCACGTTCGCGCGGATGCACGTACCCGAACGGGTCGGCATGGGCCTGGACCGTACTCCAGGACGACCCCCGGAGAACCCGGGAAGCGACTGA
- a CDS encoding DUF4178 domain-containing protein: protein MEYLLIIIVALLAIITVIVVFNFLGKRKAAQAQADALRDRTYRPGDPFSSADDDSVYGDPRNLKPSDLVELRGETYAVRGTVRLTQDGYTWTENFLDTGLGTKAWISVEDDPDLEVVLWQELTGVAVTPGADTVEIEGRSYRSEEAGTARFTSAGTTGLAASGRMAYHDYQAGDDRLSFEDYGSGWECARGEVLQRADYRIYPSNPAPETP from the coding sequence GTGGAGTATCTGCTGATCATCATCGTCGCGCTGCTCGCGATCATCACGGTGATCGTCGTCTTCAACTTCCTCGGCAAACGCAAGGCGGCGCAGGCCCAGGCCGACGCCCTGCGCGACCGCACCTACCGCCCGGGCGACCCGTTCTCCTCGGCCGATGACGACTCCGTCTACGGCGATCCGCGCAACCTCAAGCCGAGCGACCTCGTCGAGCTGCGCGGTGAGACCTACGCCGTGCGCGGCACGGTGCGGCTCACCCAGGACGGCTACACCTGGACCGAGAACTTTCTCGACACCGGCCTGGGCACCAAGGCATGGATCTCGGTCGAGGACGACCCCGACCTCGAGGTCGTGCTGTGGCAGGAACTGACGGGGGTCGCGGTGACACCGGGGGCCGACACCGTCGAGATCGAGGGACGGAGCTACCGATCCGAAGAGGCCGGGACCGCACGGTTCACCTCGGCGGGCACGACGGGACTCGCGGCGTCGGGCCGGATGGCCTATCACGACTACCAGGCGGGTGATGACCGGCTGTCCTTCGAGGACTACGGCAGCGGCTGGGAATGCGCGCGCGGCGAGGTCCTGCAGCGCGCGGACTATCGCATCTATCCGAGCAACCCGGCGCCCGAGACTCCCTGA